Genomic window (Gelria sp. Kuro-4):
GCTGTAACCAAGCAGCTCTTGCAAGAAAGCCCACGTTAGCGTGGGCTTTTTTCTCAAGGCGCTTCGGGCTTCCGACGCCTTATTTCCTCAGGAACGCCACCGTGACGCCTGTGCCACCTTCGCGGTAGTCAGCCAGGGCAAACTTCTCCACGTGGGGGTTGCGGGCCAGAATAGCTTGAATGGCCTGGCGCAAAGCCCCTGTTCCTTTGCCATGGATGATTCTCACCCGCTCGAGTCCGGCCAGGCGCGCATCATCCAGGTACTTCTCCACCAGGTATTCCGCCTCGTCCACCGTAAGGCCCCGCAGGTCAAGTTCGGGTGAGATGGCCTGGGCCTTACTGGCAGCCAGGGCTCCCACGGCGTCTTTCTCACGGCGGGCTTTCGCTTCGTGCCGCGGTCGTAGTTCACTGGTTTTGAGCTCCACCTTGAGCATGCCCACCTGGACCAGGACGTTGCCGGCGGCGTCGGGGCTGCCGAGCAGGGTACCGTTTAGGTTCAGGTGCGGGATGAACACGGTTTGGCCCGGCTTAAGCTCGGCGGCCGGTACCGCGGGCTCTGCGTCCGGGGCCTTGTCCTCATCGTCCAGGTTCAGGTTCCGGTACACGCGTTCCTGCGCCTGGCTTAAATCCCGGCGGGCCTGTTCTGCCGCCAGGGTGCGGTCCTTTTCAATCAGCTCCGAAGAAGCGCTTCTAAGTTCGCGGATGATGCGCTCCGCTTCCCGCCGCGCGTAGTTGATGGTGCTTACCGCCTCGCTTTTGGCGCGGCGCAACAGTTCCTCCTTCTTAGCGTTAAACGCTTCCTGCTTGGCCAGCCATTCTTTTTTCACCCGCTCTGCCTCGCTGCGGTCCGCCTGCGCGCTCTGGATTGCCTCCTCGAGCCGCAGCCGCTTTTCTTCCAGGGACCGAATCAGGTCATCCGCCCGCACATCGGTTTGGGAAAGCAGGGAACGGGCCCGGTCGACCAAGGGCCGTGGCAGGCCGAGCCGCGCAGCGATTTCAAAGGCGTTGCTGCGTCCCGGTAGACCGATGAGCAGCCGGTAGGTGGGCTTAAGGGTCACCGGGTCAAACTCCACCGAAGCGTTTTCCACATTCGGGTGGCTATAGGCGAATAGCTTAAGTTCGCTGTAGTGCGTCGTGGCTACCGTGGCCGCGCCTACTTCCACCAGGTGTTCCAGGATGGCCTTGGCCAGAGCGGCTCCTTCCGCCGGATCCGTGCCGGCACCCAACTCGTCGAGCAGGACCAGGCTCCGGCCGCTGGTGTGGGCCAGAATGTCGACGATGTTTTTCATGTGCGAGGAGAAGGTACTGAGGCTCTGCTCAATGCTTTGCTCATCGCCGACGTCGCAAAAAACGCGGTCGTAAACAGGCAGCTCGGTGTCCCGGCCCGCGGGCAGGTGTAGGCCGGCCTGGTGCATGAGGGCGAAGAGCCCTACGGTCTTAAGGGTGACTGTTTTGCCGCCTGTGTTCGGCCCGGTCACCACCAAAACGCGAAAGCTCCGGCCCAAGGGCAGGCTGATGGGCACCGCCTCCGGTCCCAAGAGAGGGTGCCGGCCTGTCCGAATCTCCAAACGCCCCTTGCGGTTGAGGATGGGGCGCACGGCCTTTTGTTGCACGGCCAACCGCCCTTTGGCAATGATGAAGTCCAGGTGGGCCAGCCGGTCAATGAGGTCGCTTATCCCCGCCGCCGCCTGACCTACCAGGCGTGAAAGCTCGCCCAGAAGTCGTTCCACTTCGTGGCGTTCGGCCGCCTCCACCTCGCGCAACCGGTTGCCCAGCTGAAACACAGCCAGGGGTTCAACGAAAAGCGTGGCGCCGCTGGCCGACTGGTCATGCACCACGCCGGGCACATGCTGGCGCCACTCCTGTTTCACCGGCAGCACATAGCGGTCGCCCCGCATGGTTATCAAAGGTTCCTGCAGGTACTTCAGCACCGCCGGCGAACGCACCATGTCCTCCAGGCGGGTGTGGATTTCGTTATCGAGCCGCTTTTTTTCCCGGCGCAGGCGGGCCAGCGCCGGGCTGGCTTCGTCGGCCAGGTCATCGGCCGTTGGCACAGCGCGCTTCAAGGTACTCTCCAGGTCTGGAAAAAGGGGCAGACTCTCCCCCAACGCTTTGACCAGCGGCAGTTCAACCTCGGTAAAGAAGTCCTTCACCCTGCGGCCCGCTTCCAGGGCAAGCCGGATACGGTAGAGGTCCTCTGTTCCCACCGTGCCCCCACGCCGGCAGCGTTCTACGGCCGGGCGGATATCGCTGAGGCCGCCCAGCGGAACCTCCAGGCCGCGCTCCACCAACTGCACGGCCTCCGCCGTCTCCGCCTGCCACGCCTCCACCTGGGCCGGGTCGGCGCTGGGCTCCAGCGCCAGCGCCAGCTCGGCTCCCAGCGAGGTTGCCGCCTGGGCGGCGAGGGCGGCGGTTATTTTGTCCCAATCCAACTTGGCCTTGGTCTTCAAAGTGGCAACTGGCACTAAACGACCCCCCGGTAAAAATGTCCGCGTGTCACCCCAGCCGGACTAAGCTTCTCCAGGGCGGGCAGCTCACGCGCGCCGGCTTTCTCGGGTTCATCGGCGTCCAGTACGCGCCGGTAAGCAGCGGTGGTGCGCTTTATATATTCTGGCGGCCGGTTGCGCCCTTCGATACGAATAACGGCGATCCCCGCCTCCTGGAAGAAGGGGACTTCCGCCAGGAGGCAGAGGTCCATGGCGTTGAAGATGTGCATCCGGCAGCTCTGGTCGCAACCGAGCGGAAACAGCACCCCTTTACGGTCACGCAGGGCAAACCCGCCCTGGCGCACGCAGGGCCGGCTGCAGCGGTTTTGACTGCTGAGGCCGCCCAGCACGCTGCCCGGCAGGCAGTACTCGGACACCATCATCTCCAGCTGCCCCTGCACCACGCACTCGAGCTCGAACCCAGTGTCCGCCAGGTCCCGGATTTGCTCCCGGTTGAGCTCCGGAGAAAGGGTGAGCCGGCGGGCGCCCAGTTTTTCCCACTGAGCCAGCGTTAAGGCATTGAACGTATAGAGGGGCCAATCCAGGTACAGCTCGGGGACACCCATCTCCTGGGCCAAGCGCAGTGCGCCCAGGTTACCCACCTGCACAGGCAGGCCCAGCCGCTCAGCCGTCCGGAAATATGGCGCCAAGGCGGTTAGTTCGGGGTCCGCCGTAATGCGGGCCGAACTGGCCACAATCTCTCGTCCCTGCTCCGCTCCCAGCCGGGCCAGCTGCTCCAGCTCCTCCGGCCGCGGCGGGCGCTCGCCGTTATAAGTTTCGCCGCCGAAATAGAGGACATCCGCCCCGCCCGCCAGCGCCGCCTCCGCCCTGGCGAAAGAATTCACCGTTACCGCCAGGCGCGGCTTAACGCGCGTCCGCTTCGAGCCGGCCGGCTTGAAGCGCGCCGGCAGACACAGCTCAGCGGCCACGGGTTTACGCCGGTAGGCGGCCAGGCGTGCCGCTGTCAGCCGCTCCACCGCCTCCCGTCGGAGATTGTTCAGTTCACTGAACGGCACCAAGGTGCCTGGGGCCACGTCGAGGGCGATGTCTTCCACCCGGTAAGGGGTGTTGCCCAACCGCAGGAGTAGTTCCCCGGCGTTTGCCGCACTGAGGGGGTGCTTGAGCGCCTTTTCGGCCGGCTTTGCGCTGACGGCCCGGCCCTCGTGCCCCTCGGCATCCCTGAGGCTCACCTCCACCGGTCTGCCGGCGGCAATAACGGCCGCCAGGTGTACGGGGACGGTCTGGCCGCTGGCCGGAACCTGGTAGCTGGCGCGTGCCTGGGCAAGCAGGCGGGCATCCGCCGTTTTGAAAACCCGGTCGCCGGGTGCGACCCGCTGCGGCAGCTCCACTTCCACCACTTGGCCGGCGCCGCCCACCTGGGTGGGCTGCCCCTCGAGGAGGATCCGCTTGACTTCGGTACCTACCCTGCCTCCCCGGGATACCCACACCTCGATGCCGTCGCCTACGGCCAGCTCCGCCGCC
Coding sequences:
- a CDS encoding endonuclease MutS2 — translated: MPVATLKTKAKLDWDKITAALAAQAATSLGAELALALEPSADPAQVEAWQAETAEAVQLVERGLEVPLGGLSDIRPAVERCRRGGTVGTEDLYRIRLALEAGRRVKDFFTEVELPLVKALGESLPLFPDLESTLKRAVPTADDLADEASPALARLRREKKRLDNEIHTRLEDMVRSPAVLKYLQEPLITMRGDRYVLPVKQEWRQHVPGVVHDQSASGATLFVEPLAVFQLGNRLREVEAAERHEVERLLGELSRLVGQAAAGISDLIDRLAHLDFIIAKGRLAVQQKAVRPILNRKGRLEIRTGRHPLLGPEAVPISLPLGRSFRVLVVTGPNTGGKTVTLKTVGLFALMHQAGLHLPAGRDTELPVYDRVFCDVGDEQSIEQSLSTFSSHMKNIVDILAHTSGRSLVLLDELGAGTDPAEGAALAKAILEHLVEVGAATVATTHYSELKLFAYSHPNVENASVEFDPVTLKPTYRLLIGLPGRSNAFEIAARLGLPRPLVDRARSLLSQTDVRADDLIRSLEEKRLRLEEAIQSAQADRSEAERVKKEWLAKQEAFNAKKEELLRRAKSEAVSTINYARREAERIIRELRSASSELIEKDRTLAAEQARRDLSQAQERVYRNLNLDDEDKAPDAEPAVPAAELKPGQTVFIPHLNLNGTLLGSPDAAGNVLVQVGMLKVELKTSELRPRHEAKARREKDAVGALAASKAQAISPELDLRGLTVDEAEYLVEKYLDDARLAGLERVRIIHGKGTGALRQAIQAILARNPHVEKFALADYREGGTGVTVAFLRK
- a CDS encoding DUF3656 domain-containing protein; translation: MAKIPELLAPVGGPEALRAAVASGASAVYLGGKAFNARGYVTNFDLKELEAAITYAHVRGVKVYLTFNTLVADSELEEAAVFLTRVYELGADAIIVQDMGIAYLALQCVPDLPVHASTQMSVHNTPGARLLKDLGFQRVVLARELSLDDIRQIKAESRLEVEVFVHGALCVCYSGQCLMSSLIGGRSGNRGRCAQPCRLEYALVDKDGQVVVDPEKIGPHLLSPRDLNTIRYLPRLIAAGVDSFKIEGRAKRPEYVATVVRLYRRALDLYAERGAEGYGVSPGTERELAQAFNRGFTCGYLFGRPGRELMSYKRANNRGVFLGRVISSRGRRARLHLAAELAVGDGIEVWVSRGGRVGTEVKRILLEGQPTQVGGAGQVVEVELPQRVAPGDRVFKTADARLLAQARASYQVPASGQTVPVHLAAVIAAGRPVEVSLRDAEGHEGRAVSAKPAEKALKHPLSAANAGELLLRLGNTPYRVEDIALDVAPGTLVPFSELNNLRREAVERLTAARLAAYRRKPVAAELCLPARFKPAGSKRTRVKPRLAVTVNSFARAEAALAGGADVLYFGGETYNGERPPRPEELEQLARLGAEQGREIVASSARITADPELTALAPYFRTAERLGLPVQVGNLGALRLAQEMGVPELYLDWPLYTFNALTLAQWEKLGARRLTLSPELNREQIRDLADTGFELECVVQGQLEMMVSEYCLPGSVLGGLSSQNRCSRPCVRQGGFALRDRKGVLFPLGCDQSCRMHIFNAMDLCLLAEVPFFQEAGIAVIRIEGRNRPPEYIKRTTAAYRRVLDADEPEKAGARELPALEKLSPAGVTRGHFYRGVV